In the Pogona vitticeps strain Pit_001003342236 chromosome 2, PviZW2.1, whole genome shotgun sequence genome, ctttccacattccatgcaatgatgtggtttctccccagtgtggatcctttgatggaTCCTAAGGTTActactgcgactaaagctctttccacattccatgcatttatgtggtttctccccagtgtgggtcctttgatgtatcctaagttGACCACTCTcacgaaagctctttccacattccatgcatttatgtggtttctccccagtgtgggtcctttgatgtaatctaagtgcATAACtccgactaaaactctttccacattctatgcatttatgtggtttctccccagtgtgggtcctttgatgtgacctaagatgaccactgcgactaaagctctttccacattccatgcatttatgtggtttctccccagtgtgggtcctttgatgtaatataAGGGAACCATTGcaactaaaactctttccacattctatgcatttatgtggtttctccccagtgtgggtactttgatgtgacctaagatgaccactgcgactaaagctctttccacattccatgcatttatgtggtttttctccagtgtggatcctttgatgtaacgtAAGTTCACCActgtgagtaaagctctttccacattctatgcatttatgtggtttctccccagtgtgggtcctttgatgtaatctaatggCATCACTgtgtctaaagctctttccacattccatgcaatgatgtggtttctccccagtgtggatcctttgatggaTCCTAAGGttactactgtgactaaagctctttccacattccatgcatttatgtggtttctccccagtgtgggtcctttgatgtaatctaagtgcatcactccgactaaagctcgttccacattccatgcatttatgtggcttctccccagtgtgggtcctttgatgtaccttaagggcaccactatgactaaagctcgttccacattccatgcatttatgtggcttctccccagtgtgggtcctttgatgtaacctaaggttaccactgtgactaaag is a window encoding:
- the LOC144587184 gene encoding uncharacterized protein LOC144587184 isoform X2 — translated: MACQKSFSENGQLRSHQRHTGDLRTHQRTHTGEKPHKCMECGKSFSHSGNLRLHQRTHTGEKPHKCMECGTSFSHSGNLRSHQRTHTGEKPHKCMECGKSFSHSGNLRLHQRTHTGEKPHKCMECGTSFSHSGALKVHQRTHTGEKPHKCMECGTSFSRSDALRLHQRTHTGEKPHKCMECGKSFSHSSNLRIHQRIHTGEKPHHCMECGKSFRHSDAIRLHQRTHTGEKPHKCIECGKSFTHSGELTLHQRIHTGEKPHKCMECGKSFSRSGHLRSHQSTHTGEKPHKCIECGKSFSCNGSLILHQRTHTGEKPHKCMECGKSFSRSGHLRSHQRTHTGEKPHKCIECGKSFSRSYALRLHQRTHTGEKPHKCMECGKSFRESGQLRIHQRTHTGEKPHKCMECGKSFSRSSNLRIHQRIHTGEKPHHCMECGKSFRHSDAIRLHQRTHTGEKPHKCIECGKSFTHSGELRLHQRIHTGEKPHKCMECGKSFSRSGHLRSHQRTHTGEKPHKCMECGKSFTHSGHLRSHQRTHTGEKPHKCIECGKSFSCNGSLILHQRTHTGEKPHKCMECGKSFIQSGQLRVHQRTHTGEKPHKCMECGKSFSRSDALRLHQRTHTGEL